In the genome of Telluria beijingensis, one region contains:
- a CDS encoding M24 family metallopeptidase → MTGLDMRATEVADKLALLRATLVQEGAGALRLRGTDWFAWVTAGGSSAVLHTTDVGIAEVLVTADDACVLTDEIEGERLRAEEVPGGFTFHIEPWAEPELRERFVAGAAQGRAVLSDRPVGDERPLPLALRQRKLVLGDAEQARYRLLGREAAEAMTEVLHRARPDWTEQQLAGAGAEALWRRGIHPALVLAAGARRLPLYRHATPSHEPLGERAMLVFCARRHGLYANLTRFVSFGGAGSAPEAQRALMDVEATGLAAVEPGKSLSSVYHALAQAYHHADVEGAIREHHQGGITGYLAREIVATASTATQLEEGMAFAFNPSYGGMKIEDTFLLGPQGLENLTCDPGWPALDVHGRKRPLWLEAQA, encoded by the coding sequence ATGACGGGACTGGACATGCGGGCCACGGAGGTGGCCGACAAGCTGGCGCTGCTGCGCGCCACCCTGGTCCAGGAGGGCGCCGGCGCGCTGCGCCTGCGCGGCACCGACTGGTTCGCCTGGGTCACGGCGGGCGGCTCGAGCGCCGTGCTGCACACGACCGACGTCGGCATCGCCGAGGTGCTCGTCACGGCGGACGATGCCTGCGTGCTGACCGACGAGATCGAGGGCGAGCGCCTGCGCGCCGAGGAAGTCCCGGGCGGCTTCACCTTCCATATCGAGCCGTGGGCCGAGCCGGAACTGCGCGAGCGTTTCGTCGCGGGCGCGGCCCAGGGCCGGGCGGTGCTGTCGGACCGTCCCGTGGGCGACGAACGGCCGCTACCGCTGGCGCTGCGCCAGAGAAAACTGGTGCTGGGCGACGCCGAGCAGGCGCGCTACCGCCTGCTGGGCCGCGAGGCGGCCGAGGCGATGACCGAGGTGCTGCACCGCGCGCGTCCCGACTGGACCGAGCAGCAACTGGCCGGCGCCGGCGCCGAAGCCCTGTGGCGGCGCGGCATCCATCCGGCCCTGGTGCTGGCGGCCGGCGCGCGGCGCCTGCCCCTGTACCGCCACGCGACGCCATCGCACGAGCCGCTGGGCGAGCGCGCGATGCTGGTGTTCTGCGCGCGCCGCCATGGGCTGTATGCGAACCTGACGCGCTTCGTCAGCTTCGGCGGCGCGGGTTCGGCGCCCGAGGCCCAGCGCGCGCTGATGGACGTCGAGGCCACGGGCCTGGCGGCCGTCGAGCCGGGCAAGTCGCTGTCGAGCGTCTACCACGCGCTGGCCCAGGCCTACCACCACGCCGATGTCGAGGGCGCGATCCGCGAGCACCACCAGGGCGGCATTACCGGCTACCTGGCGCGCGAGATCGTGGCCACCGCCAGCACCGCGACCCAGCTCGAGGAAGGCATGGCCTTCGCCTTCAACCCGAGTTATGGCGGCATGAAGATCGAAGACACCTTTTTGCTCGGCCCGCAGGGGCTCGAGAACCTGACGTGCGACCCCGGCTGGCCGGCGCTCGACGTCCATGGCCGCAAGCGGCCGCTCTGGCTGGAGGCGCAGGCATGA
- a CDS encoding ABC transporter permease: MRIDKFVEDLWIVVSKEVMDAVRDRRSMMAGLLFALLGPFVLAGVLKALIASEVEAGARPLHLVGASHAPGLVRHLEAAGVTLQASEDEPDSLLARSPGAVVLEVPAQAPDALAQGRTATLALWADMSNSDARRQAERVQALVAAFGAQLSGQRLLGAGVAPHHASALRLELRDMGGQGGRTALILGALPLFWLLGLFVGGSHVALDATGGERERRSLEALLAQPVGPGTLFIGKWLTASLFGYVSSAAALLLSVQALARLPLYEVGIAFAPDGAMLGQMLLILLPLALLVGALQCVVALHARTHKEGQIYLNLLQLAPMLLLVEELGSASPASAHLLPLLSQHAHLGALVSGQALAPQLVALSVVGCLGATALLLAFGSRRLGSERFVFGL, translated from the coding sequence ATGAGGATCGATAAATTCGTAGAAGACTTGTGGATCGTGGTGTCGAAAGAGGTGATGGACGCCGTGCGCGACCGCCGTTCGATGATGGCCGGCCTGCTGTTCGCGCTGCTCGGGCCGTTCGTGCTGGCGGGCGTGCTCAAGGCCCTGATCGCGTCCGAGGTCGAGGCCGGCGCGCGGCCGCTGCACCTGGTCGGGGCGAGCCACGCGCCGGGACTCGTGCGGCACCTGGAAGCGGCCGGCGTCACGCTGCAGGCGAGCGAGGACGAGCCTGACAGCCTGCTCGCGCGCTCGCCTGGCGCGGTCGTGCTGGAAGTGCCGGCGCAGGCGCCGGACGCGCTGGCGCAGGGACGCACGGCCACGCTCGCCCTGTGGGCCGATATGTCGAACAGCGACGCCCGGCGCCAGGCCGAGCGGGTCCAAGCCCTGGTGGCAGCGTTTGGCGCCCAGCTGTCCGGCCAGCGCCTGCTGGGCGCCGGCGTGGCGCCGCATCATGCCAGCGCCTTGCGTCTCGAGTTGCGCGACATGGGCGGGCAGGGCGGCCGCACGGCGCTGATCCTGGGCGCGCTGCCGCTGTTCTGGTTGCTCGGCCTGTTCGTCGGCGGTTCGCACGTGGCGCTGGACGCGACCGGCGGCGAACGCGAACGCCGTTCGCTCGAGGCCTTGCTGGCGCAGCCGGTGGGCCCGGGCACGCTCTTCATCGGCAAATGGCTGACCGCCTCGCTGTTCGGCTACGTCAGCAGCGCCGCCGCGCTCCTGCTATCGGTGCAGGCGCTGGCCCGCCTGCCGCTGTATGAGGTGGGCATCGCCTTTGCACCGGATGGCGCAATGCTGGGGCAGATGCTGCTGATCCTGCTGCCGCTGGCGCTGCTGGTGGGCGCCCTGCAATGCGTGGTGGCGCTGCACGCCCGCACCCACAAGGAAGGCCAGATCTACCTCAACCTGCTGCAGCTGGCGCCGATGCTGCTGCTGGTGGAAGAACTCGGTTCGGCGTCCCCGGCCAGCGCCCACCTGCTGCCGCTACTGAGCCAGCACGCCCATCTCGGCGCGCTGGTGAGCGGACAGGCGCTGGCGCCGCAGCTGGTCGCCTTGTCGGTCGTTGGTTGCCTCGGCGCCACCGCCTTGCTGCTCGCCTTCGGCAGCCGGCGCCTGGGCAGCGAACGCTTCGTGTTCGGGCTGTGA
- a CDS encoding VanZ family protein → MSVRAIGRMAWYGGRFTPSPSTPVPMPALSSLLQPSTNVRRALHALALLGLVAILVAGSIPGARAEVGAYASGVVLHGMTYAFLATLWFLGATGTPLQRALKAMLAVALMGAVDEWVQGFFPYRSGDVRDWLVDVTAATLASSLLAVLDTLAPAPQSARSAHPR, encoded by the coding sequence ATGAGCGTGCGGGCAATTGGCCGCATGGCATGGTATGGTGGGCGTTTTACGCCGTCGCCGTCCACGCCCGTCCCGATGCCCGCCCTGTCGTCCCTGCTGCAGCCCTCGACCAACGTCCGCCGCGCCCTGCATGCCCTCGCCCTACTCGGGCTGGTGGCGATCCTGGTCGCCGGTTCGATCCCCGGTGCGCGCGCCGAGGTCGGCGCCTATGCGTCCGGTGTCGTGCTGCACGGCATGACCTATGCCTTCCTGGCCACCTTGTGGTTCCTGGGCGCGACCGGCACGCCGCTGCAGCGCGCGCTGAAGGCGATGCTGGCGGTCGCGCTGATGGGCGCCGTGGACGAATGGGTGCAGGGTTTCTTCCCCTACCGCTCGGGCGACGTGCGCGACTGGCTGGTCGACGTCACGGCCGCCACCCTCGCCTCCAGCCTGCTGGCGGTGCTGGACACGCTTGCGCCTGCGCCGCAGTCGGCAAGGTCGGCGCATCCACGTTGA
- the galK gene encoding galactokinase: MTVNTDTFFGGAPEVNASAPGRVNLLGEHTDYNDGFMLPVATPQRTMVALSRSGDDHFHFYSPNLDATVTFAKDGSAPQGFGSYIEGCIRLVQAEGIEVPPLRVYVETDLPVGSGLSSSAALEVATLRAMRALLGFDLDDVKLAQIAQRAEIEYARVNCGIMDQMASSLADERNMLFIDARTLEHRLVPLPPDTELIVVDSGVARKLAASKYNERRAECEEGARKLGVQALRDVADPASVESLPSPLRERARHVVQENLRVLEAAEGVSAGRFGELMNASHFSLRDDYEVSIPELDALCEALRAAPGVLGARLTGAGFGGACVALCRKGQAQQAAASALAAYNKDGRQGRILVPVPTDRKDDDEPV; this comes from the coding sequence ATGACCGTGAACACCGACACCTTCTTTGGCGGCGCGCCCGAAGTGAACGCCTCGGCCCCGGGCCGGGTCAACCTGCTGGGCGAGCACACCGACTACAACGACGGCTTCATGCTGCCGGTGGCCACGCCCCAGCGCACCATGGTGGCGCTCAGCCGCAGCGGCGACGACCATTTCCATTTCTATTCGCCGAACCTCGACGCGACCGTCACCTTCGCGAAGGATGGCAGCGCGCCGCAGGGCTTCGGCAGCTATATCGAGGGCTGCATCCGGCTGGTGCAGGCGGAGGGCATCGAGGTGCCGCCGCTGCGCGTGTATGTCGAGACCGACCTGCCGGTGGGCTCGGGCCTGTCGTCGTCGGCCGCGCTCGAGGTGGCGACCCTGCGCGCCATGCGCGCGCTGCTGGGTTTCGATCTCGACGACGTCAAGCTGGCGCAGATCGCCCAGCGCGCCGAGATCGAATACGCGCGGGTGAATTGCGGAATCATGGACCAGATGGCGTCCAGCCTGGCCGACGAGCGCAATATGCTGTTCATCGACGCCCGCACGCTGGAACATCGCCTGGTGCCGCTGCCGCCGGATACTGAACTGATCGTGGTCGACTCGGGCGTGGCGCGCAAGCTCGCCGCCAGCAAGTACAACGAGCGGCGCGCCGAATGCGAGGAGGGCGCGCGCAAGCTCGGCGTGCAGGCGCTGCGCGACGTGGCCGATCCTGCTTCCGTGGAGAGCCTGCCATCGCCGCTGCGCGAACGTGCGCGCCACGTGGTGCAGGAGAACCTGCGGGTGCTCGAAGCCGCCGAGGGCGTCAGCGCCGGGCGCTTCGGCGAATTGATGAACGCCTCGCACTTCAGCCTGCGCGACGACTACGAGGTCTCGATCCCCGAGCTGGACGCCCTGTGCGAGGCCTTGCGCGCGGCCCCCGGCGTGCTGGGGGCGCGCCTGACCGGCGCCGGCTTCGGCGGCGCCTGCGTCGCGCTGTGCCGCAAGGGCCAGGCGCAGCAAGCGGCCGCCAGCGCGCTGGCGGCGTATAACAAAGATGGACGCCAAGGCCGGATCCTGGTGCCGGTACCGACTGACAGAAAGGATGACGATGAACCAGTTTGA
- a CDS encoding alpha/beta fold hydrolase, with translation MIRKNLALAWTLFLATLMYASLAAATTTLEPCHLPYVAERVECGALEVPEDRANPAGRRITLHYARIKATAKPAAPDPLLVLAGGPGQAAMDYGPLLGSAFREARKRRDILLVDQRGTGKSSPLRCPMPEAAIAQGDTAAAQASLRACLAGLDADPRHFHTEAAVADFEDLRRALGYRQWSLWGGSYGTRTALVYARLHPASVRSMVLDSVAPPNARILLSSRHAQAALERLLADCAADRGCAKAFPNLARELDTVLALPALGPHHGEAVPQLLRGAMYSGQHASVLPFAIHAAANGRPQPLLGLYDALAGWSLETMTFGQTLSVLCAEEAPFLDAAAMRQDAAGSRFGDAYAKGWRDWCAVWPAARLDAALTRAVASDVPALLLAGGLDPVTPPENAHLAARTLRHSRVLVAAGAGHTFSGAGCAPRLIAAFLEHADPAAVDGACLAAIRRPPFVLADGQPTL, from the coding sequence ATGATCCGGAAGAACCTTGCCCTGGCCTGGACCCTGTTCCTGGCGACCCTGATGTATGCGAGCCTGGCCGCCGCGACCACTACCCTGGAACCCTGCCACCTGCCTTACGTTGCCGAACGGGTCGAATGCGGCGCGCTGGAGGTGCCGGAAGACCGCGCCAACCCGGCCGGCCGCCGCATCACCCTGCATTACGCCCGCATCAAGGCCACGGCGAAGCCAGCCGCGCCCGACCCCCTGCTGGTGCTGGCCGGCGGCCCGGGCCAGGCCGCCATGGACTACGGCCCGCTCCTGGGAAGCGCCTTCCGCGAGGCGCGCAAGCGGCGCGACATCCTGCTGGTCGACCAGCGCGGCACCGGCAAATCGAGCCCGCTGCGCTGCCCGATGCCCGAGGCGGCGATCGCCCAGGGCGATACGGCGGCCGCCCAGGCCAGCCTGCGCGCCTGCCTGGCGGGGCTGGACGCCGACCCGCGCCACTTCCATACCGAAGCCGCCGTGGCCGACTTCGAAGACCTGCGGCGCGCGCTCGGCTACCGCCAGTGGAGCCTGTGGGGAGGTTCCTACGGCACCCGCACCGCGCTGGTGTATGCGCGCCTTCATCCCGCCAGCGTGCGCAGCATGGTGCTCGATTCGGTGGCGCCGCCGAACGCGCGCATCCTGCTGTCGTCGCGCCACGCCCAGGCCGCGCTCGAGCGCCTGCTGGCCGACTGCGCCGCCGATCGTGGCTGCGCCAAGGCCTTCCCGAACCTGGCGCGCGAGCTCGACACGGTGCTGGCGCTGCCGGCCCTCGGCCCGCACCATGGCGAAGCGGTGCCGCAACTGCTGCGCGGCGCCATGTACAGCGGCCAGCATGCCAGCGTGCTGCCGTTCGCCATCCACGCCGCCGCCAACGGCCGGCCGCAGCCCCTGCTTGGCCTGTACGATGCGCTTGCCGGCTGGAGCCTGGAAACCATGACCTTCGGCCAGACCCTGTCGGTGCTGTGCGCCGAAGAAGCGCCATTTCTCGACGCCGCCGCCATGCGGCAGGATGCTGCCGGCAGCCGTTTCGGCGACGCCTACGCCAAGGGCTGGCGCGACTGGTGCGCGGTCTGGCCGGCTGCCCGGCTCGACGCCGCGCTGACCCGCGCCGTGGCGTCCGACGTGCCGGCCCTGCTGCTGGCGGGAGGCCTCGATCCGGTCACGCCGCCGGAAAACGCCCACCTGGCGGCGCGCACCCTGCGCCACAGCCGGGTGCTGGTGGCCGCCGGCGCCGGCCACACCTTCAGCGGCGCCGGCTGCGCGCCGCGCCTGATTGCCGCCTTCCTCGAGCATGCCGATCCGGCTGCCGTGGATGGCGCCTGCCTGGCGGCGATCCGCCGGCCACCGTTCGTGCTGGCCGACGGCCAGCCCACCCTGTGA
- a CDS encoding ATP-binding cassette domain-containing protein yields the protein MIVVNQIGKRFKTLQALDAVSFTARPGTITALLGPNGAGKSTCLRILYGLLAPDSGAVAIDGIDVARAPLAARRRLGIVTDEFGLYERLTPRDHLRYFGRLHGMRGAMLERAIERVIEEVGLGAEAGRACKGFSAGQRIKVALARALLHDPAVLVLDEPTRGLDVMSTRLVRDALGRARARGAAVLLSTHVMQEAAQLCDQVVVLAAGRVRFAGTTPALLAQTGGSSLEQAFVDVIGSDEGIAA from the coding sequence ATGATCGTCGTGAACCAGATCGGCAAACGCTTCAAGACCTTGCAGGCGCTGGACGCCGTGAGCTTCACTGCAAGGCCCGGCACCATCACCGCGCTGCTCGGCCCGAATGGCGCCGGCAAGTCGACCTGCCTGCGCATCCTGTACGGCCTGCTGGCGCCGGACAGCGGCGCGGTCGCGATCGACGGCATCGACGTGGCGCGCGCGCCGCTCGCCGCGCGGCGCCGGCTCGGCATCGTCACCGACGAATTCGGGCTCTATGAACGGCTGACGCCGCGCGACCACCTGCGCTACTTCGGCCGCCTGCACGGCATGCGCGGCGCGATGCTGGAGCGCGCCATCGAGCGCGTGATCGAGGAAGTGGGATTGGGGGCCGAGGCGGGGCGTGCCTGCAAGGGTTTTTCGGCCGGCCAGCGCATCAAGGTGGCGCTGGCGCGCGCCTTGCTGCATGATCCTGCCGTGCTGGTGCTGGATGAACCGACGCGCGGGCTGGACGTGATGAGCACGCGCCTGGTGCGCGACGCGCTGGGAAGGGCGCGTGCACGGGGTGCGGCGGTGCTGCTGTCGACCCACGTGATGCAGGAGGCGGCGCAGTTGTGCGACCAGGTGGTGGTGCTGGCCGCGGGCAGGGTGCGCTTTGCCGGCACCACGCCGGCGCTGCTGGCGCAGACTGGCGGGAGCAGCCTGGAACAGGCATTCGTCGACGTGATCGGCAGCGATGAGGGGATTGCAGCATGA
- a CDS encoding glycoside hydrolase family 2 protein, producing MNQFEYPRPQLVRDQWLNLNGKWRFCFDDEGRYFMPSDVKEWTHEITVPFAPETEMSGIQDTGFHRVVWYQREFDMQPNDGRTILHFGAVDYSAKVWVNGQLVAEHEGGHTPFAADITCAMSADGKQTVTVWVEDDPADLAKPRGKQDWLLDAHSIWYPRTTGIWQTVWVEQVAPTYIQKLRWTPVFETYEIGCEVFAAGDIQQELFVEVKIWHGDQLLADDYYKLLAGEANRKIALSDPGIDDSRNEILWSPERPTLLDAEVTLRCGDVVLDRIRSYTALRSVSINRDRFMLNGRPYQLRLVLDQGYWPESFMTAPSDQHLKRDVELVKLMGFNGVRKHQKIEDPRFLYWADRLGLLVWEEMPSAYRFSPRAITRMVKEWTEAIERDYSHPCIIVWVAFNESWGVPNLTLTQAHRNAVEALYHLTRTLDSTRPVIGNDGWEASATDILGIHDYDSDPEKILARYAVTDPVRTLFDQRRPGGRILTLDGFPHRGQPIVLTEFGGIAYDPKQTPNPDETTWGYSRAHTAESYLKQYRRLLQVVNETFMFSGFCYTQFTDTFQEANGLLNADRTPKLPLEVISNATRNIPMFHREVEEGKDPGTP from the coding sequence ATGAACCAGTTTGAATATCCCCGTCCACAGCTGGTGCGCGACCAGTGGCTGAACCTGAACGGCAAGTGGCGCTTCTGCTTCGACGACGAGGGCCGTTATTTCATGCCGTCCGACGTCAAGGAATGGACGCACGAGATCACCGTGCCGTTCGCCCCCGAGACCGAAATGAGCGGCATCCAGGACACGGGCTTCCACCGCGTGGTCTGGTACCAGCGCGAGTTCGACATGCAGCCCAACGACGGGCGCACGATCCTGCACTTCGGCGCGGTCGACTATAGCGCGAAGGTCTGGGTCAACGGCCAGCTGGTGGCCGAGCACGAGGGCGGCCATACGCCGTTCGCGGCCGACATCACCTGCGCCATGAGCGCCGACGGCAAGCAGACCGTGACGGTGTGGGTCGAGGACGATCCGGCCGACCTGGCCAAGCCGCGCGGCAAGCAGGACTGGCTGCTCGATGCGCACTCGATCTGGTATCCGCGCACCACCGGCATCTGGCAGACCGTGTGGGTCGAACAGGTGGCGCCAACGTATATCCAGAAGCTGCGCTGGACCCCGGTGTTCGAGACCTACGAGATCGGCTGCGAAGTGTTCGCCGCCGGCGATATCCAGCAGGAACTGTTTGTCGAGGTCAAGATCTGGCATGGCGACCAGTTGCTGGCGGACGATTACTACAAGCTGCTGGCGGGCGAAGCGAACCGCAAGATCGCGCTATCCGACCCCGGCATCGACGACTCGCGCAACGAGATCCTGTGGAGCCCCGAGCGGCCGACCCTGCTCGATGCCGAAGTGACCCTGCGCTGCGGCGACGTGGTGCTCGATCGTATCCGCTCGTACACGGCGCTGCGCTCGGTATCGATCAACCGCGACCGCTTCATGCTCAATGGCCGTCCCTACCAGCTGCGCCTGGTGCTCGACCAGGGCTATTGGCCGGAATCGTTCATGACGGCGCCATCCGACCAGCACCTGAAGCGCGACGTCGAACTGGTCAAATTGATGGGCTTCAATGGCGTGCGCAAGCACCAGAAGATCGAGGATCCGCGCTTCCTGTACTGGGCCGACCGGCTGGGCCTGCTGGTATGGGAAGAAATGCCTTCGGCCTACCGCTTCAGCCCGCGCGCGATCACGCGCATGGTCAAGGAATGGACCGAGGCGATCGAACGCGACTACAGCCACCCCTGCATCATCGTGTGGGTGGCCTTCAATGAGTCGTGGGGCGTGCCCAACCTGACCCTGACCCAGGCCCACCGCAATGCGGTGGAAGCGCTGTACCACCTGACCCGCACGCTCGACTCGACGCGGCCGGTGATCGGCAACGATGGCTGGGAGGCGTCGGCCACCGACATCCTGGGCATCCACGACTACGACAGCGACCCGGAAAAAATCCTGGCGCGCTACGCCGTCACCGACCCGGTGCGCACCCTGTTCGACCAGCGGCGTCCCGGCGGGCGCATCCTGACGCTCGATGGCTTCCCGCATCGCGGCCAGCCGATCGTGCTCACGGAATTCGGCGGCATCGCCTACGATCCGAAGCAGACGCCGAACCCGGACGAGACTACCTGGGGCTATAGCCGCGCCCATACGGCCGAGAGCTACCTCAAGCAGTACCGGCGCCTGCTGCAGGTCGTCAATGAAACCTTCATGTTCAGCGGCTTTTGCTATACGCAATTCACCGACACCTTCCAGGAGGCCAATGGTTTGCTGAACGCCGACCGGACGCCGAAGCTGCCGCTGGAAGTCATCAGCAATGCGACGCGCAACATCCCGATGTTTCACCGCGAGGTGGAGGAAGGCAAGGACCCGGGCACGCCCTGA
- a CDS encoding RNA polymerase sigma factor has translation MGAVQDAEFKRLMAEHGGLLVRFAASFERDRHARQDLVQDIMLAVWQALPAFRGESSLKTYVIGVAHRRCASHVMRAVAQPQHEELNEDWADEQPGPETLAGLNQQQQRLLGALRQLPVGQRQLVLLALEGMRYEEIADLLGISVNNVGVRLNRAKAALKERLEER, from the coding sequence ATGGGCGCAGTGCAGGATGCTGAATTCAAGCGCCTGATGGCCGAGCATGGCGGCCTGCTGGTGCGCTTCGCCGCCAGCTTCGAACGCGACCGCCATGCGCGCCAGGACCTGGTGCAGGACATCATGCTCGCCGTGTGGCAAGCCTTGCCGGCCTTTCGCGGCGAATCGAGCCTCAAGACCTATGTGATCGGCGTGGCGCACCGGCGCTGCGCCAGCCACGTGATGCGCGCGGTGGCGCAGCCGCAGCACGAGGAATTGAACGAAGACTGGGCCGACGAGCAGCCGGGGCCGGAAACCCTGGCCGGGTTGAACCAGCAGCAGCAACGGCTGCTGGGCGCGCTGCGCCAGCTGCCGGTGGGGCAGCGCCAGCTGGTGCTGCTGGCGCTCGAGGGCATGCGCTACGAAGAGATCGCGGACCTGCTCGGGATTTCGGTGAATAATGTCGGTGTGCGCCTGAACCGCGCAAAGGCCGCGCTCAAGGAAAGGCTGGAAGAACGATGA
- a CDS encoding SDR family NAD(P)-dependent oxidoreductase codes for MKLTQKIAIVTGASQGIGLACAQRLVREGARVMLVDLKPEGEQAAASLGEAACFFRADVGVKREVEAMMAATLDAFGRVDILVNNAGVTHAADFLDLEEDDFDRVLRINLKSMFLCSQAVARDMVRRGAGGCIINMSSVNAELTIPNQVPYVVSKGGVNQLTRVASIALAQHGIRVNAIGPGTILTELAKQAVLGSPEARHTILSRTPLGRCGEPEEVAAIAAFLASDDASYMTGQTLYADGGRMALNYTVPVRE; via the coding sequence ATGAAACTCACCCAGAAGATTGCCATCGTCACCGGCGCCAGCCAGGGCATCGGCCTGGCCTGCGCCCAGCGCCTGGTGCGCGAAGGCGCGCGCGTGATGCTGGTCGACCTCAAGCCCGAGGGCGAGCAGGCCGCCGCCAGCCTGGGCGAAGCCGCCTGCTTCTTCCGCGCCGACGTCGGCGTCAAGCGCGAGGTCGAGGCGATGATGGCCGCCACGCTGGACGCCTTCGGGCGCGTCGACATCCTGGTCAACAATGCGGGCGTGACCCACGCGGCCGATTTCCTCGACCTCGAAGAAGACGACTTCGACCGCGTGCTGCGCATCAACCTGAAATCGATGTTCCTGTGCAGCCAGGCGGTGGCGCGCGACATGGTCAGGCGCGGCGCAGGCGGCTGCATCATCAATATGTCGAGCGTCAATGCCGAGCTGACGATCCCGAACCAGGTGCCCTATGTGGTGTCGAAGGGCGGCGTCAACCAGCTGACCCGGGTAGCGTCGATCGCCCTGGCCCAGCACGGGATCCGCGTCAATGCGATCGGCCCCGGCACGATCCTGACCGAGCTGGCGAAGCAGGCCGTGCTGGGCAGCCCGGAAGCGCGCCACACGATCCTGTCGCGCACGCCGCTGGGCCGCTGCGGCGAGCCCGAGGAAGTGGCGGCCATCGCCGCCTTCCTGGCCAGCGACGACGCCTCGTACATGACCGGCCAGACCCTGTACGCCGACGGCGGGCGCATGGCGCTGAACTACACGGTGCCGGTGCGCGAGTGA
- a CDS encoding TPM domain-containing protein, with amino-acid sequence MASFGQKMGRAWRHWRSSAREAKQAFPDETLDAIAEAIDLGERTHRGEVRLIVEKSLPLEAAWEGVTNRQRALGLFADYGVWDTEDNCGVLIYVNLAEHKVDIVADRGIDRKIDAATWQAVCRTMTDGFRQGRFHDATLAAVGQVNDLLRQHFPSSGERANELPDRPLML; translated from the coding sequence ATGGCATCGTTTGGACAGAAAATGGGGCGCGCCTGGCGCCATTGGCGTAGCAGCGCGCGCGAGGCGAAACAGGCTTTCCCGGACGAGACCCTGGACGCGATCGCCGAGGCCATCGACCTGGGCGAGCGCACCCACCGCGGCGAGGTGCGCCTGATCGTCGAGAAGTCCCTGCCGCTCGAGGCGGCCTGGGAAGGCGTCACCAACCGCCAGCGCGCGCTGGGCCTGTTCGCCGACTACGGCGTGTGGGACACCGAAGACAATTGCGGGGTGCTGATCTACGTGAACCTGGCCGAGCACAAGGTCGACATCGTGGCCGACCGCGGCATCGACCGCAAGATCGACGCCGCCACCTGGCAGGCGGTGTGCCGCACCATGACCGATGGCTTCAGGCAGGGGCGCTTCCACGACGCCACCCTGGCCGCCGTCGGGCAGGTGAACGACCTGCTGCGCCAGCACTTCCCGTCCAGCGGCGAGCGGGCCAACGAACTGCCCGACCGGCCGCTCATGCTGTAG
- a CDS encoding TPM domain-containing protein, whose product MAALSRFFGILLLALAAAVPAFAQLQDVPKLTARVTDQAGMLDAAQRQRLEAVLADYEAKTGSQIAVLLVKSTEPEAIEQYSIRVTDAWQLGRKGVDDGVLLLVARDNPSSLRRLRIEAGRGVQGVLTDAQSKRILQDVIAPHFRQEHYYEGLVAGVGAIATLLNQEAFPAPPQQQQQRQTSDDGGFPLWAIFLIIIGASMLRSVFRPRGRTIGTRRGQSHWGSATTGFVLGNIIGSMSRGGGGGFGGGGGFGGGGFSGGGGSFDGGGASGDW is encoded by the coding sequence ATGGCTGCGCTTTCACGATTCTTCGGCATCCTGCTGCTGGCGCTGGCGGCCGCCGTTCCGGCCTTCGCCCAGTTGCAGGACGTGCCGAAGCTGACCGCGCGCGTCACCGACCAGGCGGGCATGCTGGACGCGGCGCAGCGCCAGCGTCTCGAAGCCGTGCTGGCCGACTACGAAGCCAAGACTGGCAGCCAGATCGCCGTGCTGCTGGTGAAGTCGACCGAGCCCGAGGCCATCGAGCAGTACAGCATCCGCGTTACCGATGCCTGGCAACTGGGCCGCAAGGGCGTCGATGACGGCGTGCTGCTGCTGGTGGCGCGCGACAATCCGTCGTCGCTGCGCCGCCTGCGCATCGAAGCCGGGCGCGGCGTGCAGGGCGTGCTGACCGACGCCCAGTCGAAGCGCATCCTGCAGGACGTGATCGCGCCGCATTTCCGGCAAGAGCACTATTACGAGGGCCTGGTGGCCGGCGTCGGCGCCATCGCCACCCTGCTCAACCAGGAAGCCTTCCCGGCGCCGCCCCAGCAACAGCAGCAGCGCCAAACGTCGGACGACGGTGGCTTCCCGCTGTGGGCGATCTTCCTGATCATCATCGGCGCCTCGATGCTGCGCTCGGTGTTCCGGCCGCGCGGCCGCACGATCGGCACCCGGCGCGGCCAGTCGCACTGGGGCAGCGCCACCACCGGCTTCGTCCTCGGCAATATTATCGGCAGCATGAGCCGGGGCGGCGGTGGCGGCTTCGGCGGGGGCGGCGGCTTCGGCGGCGGCGGATTTTCGGGCGGCGGCGGCAGCTTCGACGGCGGCGGCGCCTCGGGAGACTGGTAA